A single bacterium DNA region contains:
- the rpiB gene encoding ribose 5-phosphate isomerase B, whose product MVIALGSDHAGFALKEKIKEYLVNKGFEIKDFGTDKEESCDYPDYGFLVGDFVSKNKASLGILICGTGIGMSISANRISKVRAALCHTEDFARLARQHNHANILCLSGRFLKEDEGFKIVDAFLEAEPEKGRHKRRVEKLG is encoded by the coding sequence ATGGTAATTGCACTTGGCTCTGACCACGCTGGTTTTGCCCTGAAGGAGAAGATAAAGGAATATCTTGTAAATAAGGGCTTTGAGATTAAGGATTTTGGGACAGACAAGGAGGAATCTTGCGATTATCCCGATTATGGATTTCTTGTAGGAGATTTTGTCTCAAAGAATAAAGCCTCATTGGGTATCCTTATTTGTGGCACAGGAATTGGGATGTCTATTTCTGCTAATAGAATTTCTAAGGTAAGGGCTGCTTTATGCCATACAGAAGATTTTGCAAGGCTTGCAAGGCAACATAACCATGCAAATATTCTATGCCTTTCTGGAAGGTTTTTAAAGGAAGACGAAGGATTTAAAATTGTTGATGCATTTTTAGAAGCAGAGCCTGAAAAAGGAAGGCATAAAAGGAGGGTGGAAAAGCTTGGATGA